A part of Capsicum annuum cultivar UCD-10X-F1 chromosome 6, UCD10Xv1.1, whole genome shotgun sequence genomic DNA contains:
- the LOC107875077 gene encoding acyl-CoA--sterol O-acyltransferase 1-like — translation MEGEIHNFIVVWTVVLASLCYSHTIVKFFRNGKSRFVSIIPIVCLFFILPLYLSSIHLGGTTTFFIAGLATFKLLFFAFGKGPLSSTPPLPLSTFIPLACLPIKFQKYSTDDVERTKKAKNSTLNHVTKITLLAILIRVYSYKEYLHPKIIIFFYCLHIYFMLEIILIMISATVRRISRVELEPPFDKPYLASSLQDFWGKRWNLIVSNILRLTVYNPVHSIVANWIPRKWAPIPATLATFFASGLAHELIFYYIGRLKPNGEAMMFFLIHGVALSLEIVIKKIFNGRFWVPRIISGPLALAFIFFTSSWLFFPPWLRGNIDLKVCSEYIAFYQFLRYGKLISPTNITCSLP, via the coding sequence ATGGAAGGGGAAATTCACAATTTCATTGTTGTATGGACTGTTGTGTTAGCAAGTTTATGTTATTCTcacacaattgtcaaattctttCGCAATGGCAAATCAAGATTTGTGTCTATAATTCCAATAGTTTGTCTGTTTTTCATTCTTCCTCTTTATCTCAGCTCTATTCATCTTGGTGGCACTACTACTTTCTTCATCGCAGGGCTAGCCACTTTCAAGCTCcttttttttgcttttggtaAAGGCCCTTTGTCATCAACCCCACCTCTACCACTTTCAACATTCATTCCCTTAGCTTGTTTGCCtataaagtttcaaaaatattcaACTGACGATGTTGAAAGAACAAAAAAAGCCAAAAATTCAACTTTGAATCATGTCACCAAGATTACACTCCTAGCCATTTTGATTAGGGTGTATAGCTATAAGGAGTATTTGCATCCAAAAATTATTATCTTCTTCTATTGCCTACACATTTACTTCATGCTAGAGATCATATTAATCATGATCAGCGCTACAGTCCGAAGGATCAGTCGAGTCGAGCTTGAGCCACCCTTCGACAAGCCTTACCTAGCTAGCTCACTCCAGGATTTCTGGGGCAAGAGGTGGAACCTCATCGTAAGCAACATACTCCGTCTGACCGTCTACAACCCCGTCCATTCGATTGTGGCGAACTGGATCCCGAGGAAGTGGGCTCCAATTCCAGCCACGCTCGCGACTTTTTTCGCCTCAGGGCTAGCGCATGAGTTGATTTTCTACTACATCGGAAGATTGAAGCCTAATGGTGAAGCCATGATGTTCTTTCTCATTCATGGGGTGGCTTTGAGTCTTGAAATTgttatcaagaaaattttcaatgGCAGATTTTGGGTTCCTAGGATTATTTCAGGTCCATTAGCTCTTGCATTTATATTTTTCACAAGTTCTTGGTTGTTTTTTCCTCCTTGGTTGAGGGGTAATATAGATCTTAAAGTATGTTCTGAATATATTGCTTTCTATCAATTTCTTAGGTATGGTAAATTAATTAGTCCTACCAATATCACATGTTCACTCCCATAA